One genomic segment of Arachis duranensis cultivar V14167 chromosome 4, aradu.V14167.gnm2.J7QH, whole genome shotgun sequence includes these proteins:
- the LOC107482667 gene encoding uncharacterized protein LOC107482667, with protein sequence MGTLVGHVAPGFGFMLIGLWHLFNHIKLHAINPNNYTSPPWFPTSSSKYLELFLIMFGCTASISMELFIGPDRHQPFDPDGTIPSNHLHNFEHSSISMTFFVYAAFAIVLDKLNIQAQHSITQLIGAIAFGQQLLLFHLHSADHMGPEGQYHMLLQLLVLISLLSTLLGIGMPRNFLVSFVRSISIFFQGIWLMTMGLMLWTPGLIPKGCFMNSEEGHKVVRCHDDMSLHRANSLVTIQFSWFFIVVTVFAVSLYIVLVKFYKKIEYFPTKNEEEEEEDESSQDLESPKKNIVGNLMRFIHVGKPYSSLDIER encoded by the coding sequence ATGGGAACTTTGGTGGGACATGTAGCACCAGGTTTTGGGTTCATGCTAATAGGTTTATGGCATCTCTTCAACCACATCAAGCTCCATGCCATTAACCCCAACAACTACACTTCTCCACCATGGTTCCCAACTTCAAGCTCCAAGTACCTTGAGCTCTTCCTCATCATGTTTGGCTGCACTGCTTCCATATCCATGGAGCTCTTCATCGGCCCCGACCGCCACCAACCCTTCGACCCTGACGGCACCATTCCCTCCAACCACCTCCACAACTTCGAGCACTCCTCCATCTCCATGACCTTCTTTGTCTACGCCGCCTTCGCCATCGTCCTCGATAAACTCAACATCCAAGCTCAACATAGCATTACTCAGTTGATTGGAGCCATAGCCTTTGGTCAACAACTCCTCCTCTTCCACCTCCACTCTGCGGACCACATGGGCCCGGAGGGTCAATACCACATGCTCTTGCAACTTCTTGTCCTTATTTCTTTATTAAGTACCCTTTTGGGGATTGGAATGCCGCGAAACTTTTTAGTAAGCTTCGTGCGTTCCATTAGCATATTCTTTCAGGGAATATGGCTTATGACCATGGGGCTCATGCTGTGGACCCCAGGTCTTATCCCGAAAGGATGCTTTATGAATTCTGAGGAGGGTCACAAGGTAGTTAGGTGTCACGATGACATGTCACTTCATCGTGCCAATTCTCTTGTGACCATCCAGTTCAGCTGGTTCTTCATTGTTGTCACCGTTTTCGCGGTGTCTTTATACATAGTTTTGGtcaaattttacaaaaagaTCGAGTATTTTCCTACCAAaaatgaagaggaagaggaggaagacgaATCAAGCCAAGATCTTGAGTCTCCAAAGAAGAACATAGTTGGGAACCTCATGAGGTTCATCCATGTCGGAAAGCCGTATTCATCGCTTGACATTGAAAGGTAA